The proteins below are encoded in one region of Rhizobium sp. 9140:
- the murI gene encoding glutamate racemase: MKPVLVFDSGIGGLTVLREARVLMPERHFVYVADDAGFPYGGWADEAALKARIIGLFADLLAEHDPEICIVACNTAFTLVGAELRAAFPQMRFVGTVPAIKPAAERTRSGMVSVLATPGTVKRAYTRDLIQSFAAKCDVQLVGSQHLAAMAEAYIRGETMEDAAVLAEIAPCFREVDGRRTDIVVLACTHYPFMANVFRKLAPWPVDWLDPAEAIARQARRLVPPPESYVPLTGIDPAIFTSAAPDFSTRRLLQGFGLTVSPPL, encoded by the coding sequence ATGAAGCCGGTTCTCGTCTTCGACAGCGGTATCGGCGGACTGACGGTGCTGCGCGAAGCGCGGGTGCTGATGCCGGAGCGGCATTTCGTCTATGTCGCCGACGATGCCGGCTTTCCCTATGGCGGCTGGGCGGACGAGGCGGCGCTCAAGGCGCGGATCATCGGCCTTTTCGCAGACCTTCTCGCTGAACACGATCCGGAGATCTGCATCGTCGCCTGCAATACGGCGTTCACGCTAGTCGGGGCCGAGTTGCGCGCAGCTTTCCCGCAGATGCGTTTCGTCGGCACGGTTCCCGCCATTAAGCCGGCGGCGGAGCGAACACGGTCCGGCATGGTCTCGGTGCTCGCCACGCCAGGTACGGTCAAGCGCGCCTATACCCGAGATCTCATCCAGTCCTTCGCCGCGAAGTGCGATGTCCAGCTTGTCGGCTCGCAGCATCTGGCGGCCATGGCAGAGGCCTATATTCGCGGCGAGACGATGGAGGATGCCGCCGTGCTGGCGGAAATCGCGCCCTGCTTTCGGGAGGTTGACGGGCGTCGAACGGATATCGTCGTGCTCGCCTGTACGCATTATCCCTTCATGGCGAACGTTTTCCGCAAGCTCGCGCCCTGGCCGGTCGATTGGCTCGATCCGGCGGAAGCCATCGCCCGGCAGGCGCGCCGGCTGGTGCCGCCGCCAGAGAGTTATGTTCCGCTGACGGGCATCGATCCCGCCATCTTCACCTCGGCCGCCCCTGACTTTTCCACGCGCCGCTTGCTCCAAGGGTTCGGGCTGACGGTGTCGCCGCCGCTTTAG
- a CDS encoding RNA methyltransferase — protein sequence MAGTNSERPLLAEGPAIILVHPQLGENIGMVARAMANFGLAELRLVNPRDGWPSEKAQAAASRADHVINAAKLYETTEEAVADLNFVYATTARDRYGYKPVRAPGVAAETLRGRFVKGEKTGILFGRERTGLTNEEIALADEIVTFPVNPAFASLNLAQAVLLMSYEWMKTSMVSEDQTSFHALPQQPATKTDLQGLFDHVEEALDSRGYFRPLAKRPKLVDNLRAVLTRPAFSATEIRVIRGVISSLDRFSRETPRGAGAPADGRSGAGRPVASPETVTPDESEG from the coding sequence ATGGCAGGCACGAACAGCGAGCGCCCGCTTCTGGCGGAAGGACCGGCGATCATTCTGGTCCATCCGCAGCTTGGCGAGAACATCGGCATGGTTGCGCGGGCAATGGCGAATTTCGGGCTGGCCGAACTGCGTCTCGTCAACCCGCGCGACGGCTGGCCGAGCGAAAAGGCGCAAGCCGCCGCCAGCCGGGCCGACCATGTCATCAACGCCGCCAAGCTCTACGAGACCACGGAAGAGGCCGTCGCCGACCTGAATTTCGTCTATGCGACGACAGCGCGTGACCGATACGGCTATAAGCCGGTGCGTGCGCCGGGCGTGGCGGCGGAAACGCTGCGCGGCCGTTTCGTCAAGGGGGAGAAGACCGGCATTCTCTTTGGCCGTGAGCGCACCGGTCTCACCAATGAAGAGATCGCGCTGGCCGACGAGATCGTGACGTTTCCGGTCAATCCGGCCTTCGCCTCGCTCAATCTCGCGCAGGCCGTGCTGCTGATGTCGTACGAGTGGATGAAAACGTCCATGGTGTCGGAGGACCAGACCTCCTTCCACGCGCTGCCGCAGCAGCCGGCGACCAAGACCGATCTGCAGGGTCTGTTCGATCATGTGGAAGAAGCGCTCGATTCGCGGGGCTATTTCCGGCCGCTCGCCAAGCGCCCGAAGCTGGTGGACAATTTGCGGGCCGTGCTGACGCGACCCGCCTTCAGCGCCACCGAAATCCGCGTTATCCGCGGCGTCATCTCCTCGCTCGACCGCTTTTCCCGGGAAACGCCGCGCGGCGCGGGTGCACCTGCTGATGGGCGGAGCGGCGCTGGCCGTCCTGTCGCGTCGCCGGAGACGGTAACGCCGGACGAGAGCGAGGGCTGA
- a CDS encoding FUSC family protein produces MDVFSLRDWLLANDPAFSRLRTGLRVTLSVCLSVGLLAALHSFILPLPRAAYALAITLSIQSGLSVKDASMREQFVTRLMGCGVCIGVVGLAALLEGNRLASDLAFLVLIFLATYARTFGPRGFALGMFAFMSYFIGAYLRPDLGDLPVTALGPLTALLVGQGVRRFALADDWRLDLGRAVAAVETRVDRILARISATTGGIDERDRRQMDRQVERLKDAVMMAESFVPARPETDGRHDPERDDPRRIAVTVCLFELHVAAESLIVLSRQAFPPAQLVAALRAGSRERMERLARNAARSAPDDIYLQETIDACLSVDAVRRRLAVAVQRLAGAPDVSRGMKAPDTAGAVGLKLADFTLSDPAVRTAIQITLASALAMVFGLMLSRERWFWAVLSAFLVFTNTRSRGDTAMRAVQRSIGTLFGIAVGLVAASLLQAMTPVVLILAAVCVFLAFYLLAISYAAMTFFVSIVLALVYSLIGSLTPEVLILRLEETVIGSLAGLAVAFLVFPARTETLAGEALQRWCAALRRLLTDAAEGRSGFDLIHRSQVLERAYAELSSVVRPLGSSWQLVTRPGVVRQTLMTLMTATYWARTFAGGLAADPSRNGRALHVVGGGEVDEGGLPSAQMAPLVAEALAAVDRIEAKGGALFLTKRMALPRKRRHFRLSRQSSLVGLEMIALTLSRLEPGDVPQTSPSTEPGSHQESRA; encoded by the coding sequence TGCGTTGGCCATCACGCTGTCGATCCAGAGCGGCCTGTCGGTGAAGGACGCCTCGATGCGCGAGCAGTTCGTGACGCGGCTTATGGGCTGCGGCGTCTGCATCGGCGTCGTAGGGCTCGCAGCACTTCTGGAAGGAAACCGGCTCGCCTCCGATCTCGCCTTCCTCGTGCTGATCTTCCTGGCCACTTACGCCAGGACCTTTGGGCCGCGCGGCTTCGCGCTCGGCATGTTCGCCTTCATGTCCTACTTCATCGGGGCCTATCTCAGGCCCGATCTCGGCGACCTGCCGGTCACGGCGCTGGGGCCGCTGACAGCGCTTCTGGTGGGGCAGGGCGTTCGGCGCTTCGCCCTCGCCGACGACTGGCGGCTCGATCTCGGTCGGGCGGTGGCGGCGGTGGAAACGCGGGTCGATCGCATCCTCGCCCGGATTTCGGCGACGACCGGCGGGATCGACGAGCGCGACCGGCGGCAGATGGATCGGCAGGTGGAGCGGCTGAAGGATGCCGTGATGATGGCGGAAAGTTTCGTGCCGGCGCGGCCCGAGACGGACGGACGACACGATCCGGAGCGGGACGACCCGCGCCGGATCGCGGTGACGGTCTGCCTCTTCGAACTGCATGTCGCCGCCGAGAGCCTGATCGTTCTCTCGCGGCAGGCTTTTCCGCCGGCGCAGCTGGTTGCCGCCTTGCGCGCCGGATCGCGGGAGCGGATGGAACGGCTGGCCCGCAATGCCGCGCGATCGGCACCGGACGACATCTATCTGCAGGAGACGATCGATGCCTGCCTGTCGGTCGATGCCGTGCGGCGGCGGCTTGCCGTTGCGGTGCAGAGGCTCGCGGGGGCGCCGGATGTTTCGCGAGGGATGAAGGCGCCTGACACTGCCGGAGCGGTCGGGCTCAAGCTGGCAGACTTCACCCTCTCCGACCCGGCGGTGCGCACGGCCATCCAGATCACGCTCGCCTCCGCCCTTGCCATGGTCTTCGGGCTGATGCTGTCGCGGGAACGATGGTTCTGGGCGGTGCTGTCGGCCTTTCTCGTCTTTACCAACACGCGATCTCGCGGGGATACGGCGATGCGGGCCGTGCAGCGGTCCATCGGGACGCTGTTCGGCATTGCCGTCGGTCTCGTCGCGGCCAGTCTGCTGCAGGCGATGACGCCGGTCGTTCTCATCCTTGCCGCTGTCTGCGTCTTTCTGGCCTTCTACCTCCTGGCCATCTCCTATGCGGCTATGACCTTCTTCGTGTCGATCGTGCTGGCGCTGGTCTACAGCCTGATCGGCAGCCTGACGCCGGAGGTGCTGATCCTGCGGCTCGAAGAGACGGTCATCGGCTCGCTCGCGGGGCTGGCGGTGGCCTTTCTGGTCTTTCCGGCACGGACGGAAACGCTGGCGGGTGAGGCGCTTCAGCGCTGGTGCGCGGCGCTGCGGCGCCTGCTGACGGATGCAGCGGAAGGACGCAGCGGTTTCGATCTCATCCACCGGTCGCAGGTGCTGGAGCGGGCCTATGCCGAACTTTCCTCGGTCGTGCGGCCGCTTGGATCCTCCTGGCAGCTGGTGACGCGGCCGGGCGTCGTGCGACAAACGCTGATGACCCTGATGACGGCGACCTACTGGGCGCGGACCTTTGCCGGCGGGCTCGCGGCCGATCCGTCTCGCAACGGGCGGGCCTTGCACGTCGTCGGTGGAGGGGAAGTAGACGAAGGCGGCCTACCGTCCGCGCAGATGGCGCCGCTGGTGGCGGAGGCGCTGGCCGCCGTCGACCGGATCGAGGCGAAGGGCGGTGCGTTATTTCTGACGAAGCGAATGGCGCTGCCGCGCAAGCGCCGTCATTTCCGCCTATCGCGGCAATCGTCCCTCGTCGGTCTGGAGATGATCGCGCTGACGCTGTCGCGGCTGGAGCCGGGGGACGTGCCACAGACATCCCCGTCGACCGAGCCGGGGTCACATCAGGAGAGCCGCGCGTGA